From Betta splendens chromosome 3, fBetSpl5.4, whole genome shotgun sequence, the proteins below share one genomic window:
- the snrpa1 gene encoding U2 small nuclear ribonucleoprotein A' has protein sequence MVKLSAELIEQAAQYTNPIRDRELDLRGYKIPVLENLGATLDQFDTVDLSDNEVRKLDGFPLLKRLKTLLMNNNRICRIGENLERSLPNLRELVLTNNSIQELGDLDTLASVKTLTLLSLLRNPVTNKKHYRLYVINKIPQIRVLDFQKVKLKERQEAEKMFKGKRGAQLAKDIAKRTKTFTPGAAAQIDKRTGPSQAEVEAIKNAIASASSLAEVERLKGMLQAGQIPGRNLKQGTTGMMVDEEEQEEGDLAQELDTNGSAAEMMDEEIEENDQVVNKMSHVGS, from the exons ATGGTAAAATTATCTGCAGAACTCATTGAGCAGGCTGCTCAATATACAAATCCCATCAGAGACAGAGAGTTGGATTTACGAG gTTATAAAATCCCGGTACTTGAAAACCTTGGAGCCACTCTGGACCAGTTTGACACAGTTGACTTGTCTGATAATGAAGTCCGCAAACTGGATGGCTTCCCTCTACTTAAAAGACTGAAAACACTGCTCATGAACAACAACAGGATTTG TCGGATTGGTGAGAATCTGGAGCGGTCTCTTCCAAATCTGAGAGAATTGGTTCTGACAAACAACAGCATACAGGAGCTG GGTGACCTGGATACTCTGGCCTCAGTGAAGACCCTGACTCTTCTGAG CTTGTTAAGGAATCCAGTGACAAACAAGAAACATTACAGGCTCTATGTCATCAACAAAATCCCTCAAATTCGTGTGCTTGACTTCCAGAAAGTAAAACTTAAG GAGCGTCAGGAGGCGGAGAAAATGTTCAAGGGCAAACGAGGTGCCCAACTTGCAAAGGACATTGCCAAGCGAACCAAAAC GTTTACTCCAGGAGCAGCGGCACAGATTGACAAGAGGACAGGGCCATCTCAAGCAGAAGTAGAAGCCATCAAG AATGCAATTGCTAGTGCATCATCATTGGCAGAGGTGGAGAGACTGAAAGGTATGCTTCAGGCTGGTCAGATCCCAGGACGAAACCTCAAACAAG GTACAACTGGAATGATGGTGGacgaagaggagcaggaggaaggtgatCTGGCACAGGAGTTGGATACTAATGGAAGTGCTGCAGAGATGATGGATGAGGAAATTGAAGAAAATGATCAAGTTGTTAATAAAATGTCTCACGTTGGATCCTGA